ATAAATTTGTGGGGATAGTGGGTGTGATCGATCTCCGACAAAGAAAGATGCTGTGCCCTTTTGACCCTGGACCCAGCTGCATCCTGGCCTCTTCTTAATTCCTGATTTCTTCATCAAGTGCCTGATCCTCGCTACATCCTTCCACCGCCCTGCAGTGGCATATATGTTGGAGATAAGCGTGTAAGATCCATCATTTTCAGCATTCATCTCGACCAGTTTGTTCAGAGCATGTTCAGCAAGTTCAACATTTGAATGTACTCTACAGGCACTCAGTAATGCAACCCAAACTACTGCGGTGGGCTCCATTGGCATATCCTTAACTGTTCTCCATGCCTTATCTAATCGCCCAGAGCGGGCCAGCAAGTCAATAGCACAGGCATAGTGCTCTGCCCGAGGTGTCAAACCATAATCTGCACTCATGCTGTCAAAGTACGATAGACCTTGATCAACCATTCCACAATGACTACAAGCATAAAGAACAACCAGGAAGGTTATATCGTCAGGAACAAAGCCTGCTTTCCGCATCTTGTCAAATATGTCCAGGGCCTCACTACCACGACCGTGCATTCCATACCCTGTCATCATTGATGTCCAAGAAATAGCACTCTTTTGAGACATGCTATCGAATACATGCCTAGCTGTATCAACATCCCCACACTTCGAGTACATATCAATGAGGCAGTTCGCCACAAAGTATGCAGATGATTCATATCGGTGATGACGAAGCACATAAGCATGAATCTGCTTACCTATACGTATGGCTGCCAAATGTGCACAGGCCATCAAAATGCACGAAATTGTATAAGCATTTGGGGCTACTCCATATGGTTCTGAAATCATCTCCACGAAAAGCTTGAGGGCATCATTTGAGTCCCCATATTGTGCATGCCCCCCGATCATGACAGTCCAGGTGACAACATTGCGTTCCTCTAGAGGTATATCATCAAATATGGAGCGTGCAGCTTTGAAGCTTCTGCACTTTGAGTACATATCTATTAGCGCGTTGTACACCATAAGATCCTCATCCTCACCACCAAAATCATTATCCAAGGTTAGAAGACAGTTCTTTAGAGAGTAGGCATGAATTTCCGTACCCTGAGAAAATGCTCCCAAAGAAGCGCAGGCAGACAACACAGAGATGATTGTGACACAATTTGGCAAGGACCCAGAAAATATCATTTGACGGAATAAATTGAGTGCTTCATGGCTGCATCCCCTCTGAGAATAGCCTGCAATTACAGCAGTCCATGTTACCACATCTAATGGGATATTTTCCTTGCGCATGTTCTTGAAAAGC
This window of the Oryza sativa Japonica Group chromosome 4, ASM3414082v1 genome carries:
- the LOC4335187 gene encoding pentatricopeptide repeat-containing protein At5g16860 isoform X3 — its product is MLRAGTRPDHFTLPHVLKACGELPSYRCGSAFHGLICCNGFESNVFICNALVAMYSRCGSLEEASMIFDEITQRGIDDVISWNSIVSAHVKSSNAWTALDLFSKMTLIVHEKPTNERSDIISIVNILPACGSLKAVPQTKEVHGNAIRNGTFPDVFVGNALIDAYAKCGLMENAVKVFNMMEFKDVVSWNAMVAGYSQSGNFEAAFELFKNMRKENIPLDVVTWTAVIAGYSQRGCSHEALNLFRQMIFSGSLPNCVTIISVLSACASLGAFSQGTEIHAYSLKNCLLTLDNDFGGEDEDLMVYNALIDMYSKCRSFKAARSIFDDIPLEERNVVTWTVMIGGHAQYGDSNDALKLFVEMISEPYGVAPNAYTISCILMACAHLAAIRIGKQIHAYVLRHHRYESSAYFVANCLIDMYSKCGDVDTARHVFDSMSQKSAISWTSMMTGYGMHGRGSEALDIFDKMRKAGFVPDDITFLVVLYACSHCGMVDQGLSYFDSMSADYGLTPRAEHYACAIDLLARSGRLDKAWRTVKDMPMEPTAVVWVALLSACRVHSNVELAEHALNKLVEMNAENDGSYTLISNIYATAGRWKDVARIRHLMKKSGIKKRPGCSWVQGQKGTASFFVGDRSHPLSPQIYALLESLIDRIKAMGYVPETNFALHDVDEEEKNNLLVEHSEKLALAYGLLTTSPGCPIRITKNLRVCGDCHSAFTYISKIVDHEIVVRDPSRFHHFKNGSCSCGGYW